A window from Salvia miltiorrhiza cultivar Shanhuang (shh) chromosome 2, IMPLAD_Smil_shh, whole genome shotgun sequence encodes these proteins:
- the LOC131008039 gene encoding uncharacterized protein LOC131008039 codes for MLVSKDGDNGGLTIKTLFMEHYYFRQREIPSLRQSYLANYFKDNIYKNPKFTTKDMQNEVRKHLKLKVSHYKCIRAKHIVITELKGSFKQEFADLPAYIQVVKTSNPGTLCEVQLSEEGRENGIRVFKRIFVMFEACRRNWIEGCRPIISLDGCHLKGVCQGILLTAVMRDGNDGVVPIAWAIVSKENKNNWNWFLCWLRQELNLENGSTITIVSDMQKGITDAVQTTLSNAEHRWCARHIYANWSKKWRGTELKKHFWICAWSTFKEEFKQNLTKLGDIKKDVAEDLMKYPVQTWCRAYQSSRSCTYMVDNNISESFNATLLDARHKPIISMLEDVRTIVMARIIDRMRLCAAWIGEWSPACMKLFQEAKLASIGCKVLWNGAEGFEIGDGEDKHTVYIDKKLCTCRIRELTGITCRKFYKTEKLKPIQPPPVEAQAGRPRKKRIRALNEPSSSNHLSRKGQEPTATQATGDGSHVTREASQETINATQASLTTEQSSQGRRQSKRPSKGLNGIGVHVNTTTGQTTINSGMNSERIIVPPQEVISHEVDPNVRFPIPNKREIRKSTRTRHQIQFNSMEKALKLECQLNCHSKLWD; via the exons ATGTTAGTTTCTAAGGATGGGGATAATGGTGGACTAACCATCAAGACTTTATTCATGGAGCACTACTATTTCAGACAAAGAGAAATTCCAAGTTTAAGACAGTCATATCTTGCCAATTACTTCAAGGACAACATCTACAAGAATCCCAAATTCACAACAAAGGATATGCAAAATGAGGTGAGGAAGCATTTGAAATTGAAGGTCAGTCACTACAAATGCATAAGGGCAAAACACATTGTGATTACAGAATTGAAGGGCAGTTTCAAGCAGGAGTTTGCTGACCTACCTGCCTACATTCAAGTTGTGAAGACTAGTAATCCAGGAACATTGTGTGAGGTGCAGCTGAGTGAAGAAGGAAGAGAAAATGGCATTAGAGTCTTTAAAAGAATATTTGTGATGTTTGAAGCTTGTAGGAGGAATTGGATAGAGGGTTGCAGGCCGATTATAAGTTTAGATGGCTGCCATTTGAAAGGTGTTTGCCAAGGGATACTACTCACTGCAGTTATGAGAGATGGAAATGATGGTGTAGTGCCTATAGCTTGGGCAATTGTTAGTAAGGAGAATAAGAACAATTGGAATTGGTTTCTTTGTTGGCTGAGACAGGAGTTGAACCTTGAGAATGGATCTACTATAACCATTGTCTCTGACATGCAAAAG GGCATAACAGACGCAGTGCAAACCACTCTATCTAATGCAGAGCATAGATGGTGTGCTAGACACATCTATGCAAATTGGTCAAAAAAGTGGAGAGGGACTGAGCTCAAGAAGCACTTCTGGATATGCGCGTGGAGCACATTTAAGGAAGAATTTAAGCAAAATCTGACCAAGCTTGGTGATATCAAGAAAGATGTGGCTGAAGACTTGATGAAGTACCCTGTTCAAACATGGTGCAGAGCCTACCAGAGTTCCAGGTCTTGCACTTATATGGTAGataacaatattagtgaaagtTTTAATGCTACTTTGTTAGATGCTAGACATAAGCCGATTATAAGCATGCTTGAAGATGTTAGGACTATTGTGATGGCTAGGATTATAGATAGAATGAGATTGTGTGCTGCTTGGATTGGGGAGTGGTCTCCCGCTTGTATGAAGTTATTCCAGGAAGCTAAATTAGCTTCCATTGGGTGCAAGGTCTTATGGAATGGTGCTGAAGGGTTTGAGATTGGTGATGGGGAGGATAAGCACACGGTTTACATAGATAAAAAGCTTTGCACTTGTAGGATTCGGGAGCTGACAGGGATTACAT GCAGAAAATTCTACAAAACAGAGAAGCTAAAACCAATCCAACCACCTCCAGTTGAGGCACAGGCTGGTAGGCCTAGAAAGAAAAGAATTAGGGCATTAAATGAGCCTTCTTCTTCGaatcatctctcaaggaaaggcCAA GAGCCTACTGCAACACAAGCAACTGGAGATGGAAGCCATGTAACTAGAGAAGCTTCACAAGAAACTATCAATGCTACACAAGCATCCCTAACCACTGAACAATCATCTCAAGGAAGAAGGCAGAGTAAAAGGCCTTCAAAAGGTCTTAATGGAATTGGTGTTCATGTAAACACTACCACTGGACAAACCACCATTAAT TCTGGTATGAACTCTGAAAGGATTATAGTGCCCCCTCAAGAAGTGATTTCACATGAAGTTGATCCCAATGTTAGATTCCCTATTCCAAATAAAAGAGAAATAAGGAAGAGTACAAGAACAAGGCAccaaattcaattcaattcaatGGAGAAGGCACTGAAGTTAGAATGCCAACTCAATTGCCATTCAAAGCTCTGGGATTAA
- the LOC131008040 gene encoding uncharacterized protein LOC131008040: MGTVKDKFEGTSKSAWTYSKPYTTRIDSLKMPIGYQPPKFQQFDGKGNPKQHVAHFMETCNDAGTYGDYLVKQFVRSLKDNAFDWYVNLEPNSIDSWGQMQKEFLNRFYSTRRTVSIVELTNAKQWKEESVIDYINRWRDLSLNCKDRLSEASAIEMCIQGMHWSLQYILKGIRPNTFEELTTRAHDMELSMIANKVDDLHMQMADDFQEDEEASHGGKSLEEIPSEDDEEIPSEDDEETSNVTTNQSSS, translated from the coding sequence ATGGGAACGGTCAAAGACAAGTTCGAAGGGACCTCGAAATCAGCATGGACTTATAGCAAGCCATATACTACAAGGATTGACTCATTGAAGATGCCAATAGGCTACCAGCCTCCAAAGTTTCAACAATTTGATGGCAAAGGCAATCCAAAGCAACATGTGGCTCACTTTATGGAGACATGCAATGATGCGGGAACATATGGAGATTACTTGGTGAAGCAATTTGTTCGTTCCTTGAAAGACAATGCATTTGATTGGTATGTCAACTTGGAACCAAATTCCATCGATAGTTGGGGGCAAATGCAAAAGGAGTTCCTCAATCGCTTCTACAGCACTCGAAGAACAGTGAGCATAGTTGAGCTTACAAACGCAAAACAATGGAAAGAAGAGTCAGTCATCGActacatcaaccgatggagGGACTTGAGCTTAAATTGTAAAGATCGACTATCTGAAGCTTCAGCAATCGAGATGTGCATTCAAGGCATGCATTGGAGCCTTCAATACATCTTAAAAGGAATTCGACCAAATACGTTTGAAGAGTTGACTACTAGAGCTCATGACATGGAGTTAAGCATGATCGCAAATAAAGTTGATGATCTACACATGCAAATGGCAGACGACTTTCAAGAAGACGAAGAAGCAAGTCATGGGGGCAAATCTCTTGAAGAAATCCCAagtgaagatgatgaagaaatCCCAAGTGAAGATGACGAAGAAACTTCAAATGTGACCACAAACCAATCTTCAAGTTGA